Below is a genomic region from Balaenoptera ricei isolate mBalRic1 chromosome 3, mBalRic1.hap2, whole genome shotgun sequence.
CTGGTGCCCCCACTTCCTCTCCCCATCCTGGGACGTGGGGGATGAAGCGGTCATGGGAAGAACAGCGGGGAGAGGATGTGTGCAAGGGGTGGGGCTGGCTCCAGGAGAGTCCCCAGATCAAACTCAGGATGCACAATTAAATTGGAACGtcagataaacttttttttttaagcataagtATATCCCAAGTATAAGCACAGGATGTACTTACGTACAAAGTTAGTCTTTGTTTATCCGACATTCAAAGTTAGCTGGGCGTACTGTATTTTTGCTAAATCTGGCCACCCCGGCCCAGAGGAGTTGGCTGGGACGCCCAcgtgcctcagtttacccagGGCAACGGCAACCACGTGCACGCAGCCCTGTCCTGACATTTGGGAGGCGTGGCAGGGGCCCCCCCATGAGCTGCCTACCCAGTGACATGGTGGGGGAACCGGGCTTTGAACCCAGGTGCCCACAATGCACAGCTGGAGGGAGACTTGCTGCCTATTCCTCAGCCTTGGATCTCCCTCTTGGAGCCCGGACTTCCAACCTCTCTTTGGTTGTTGCTCCTAACGGGGAACTCACTCCCACCTGGGACCTGGTCAGTCTCTGGGGGCCctcagaggttctgggaaggaatccctcccacccccaccccacccgcacCCCTCTGAGCTTCTCTGAACCCCCTTCCAGCCTGAGACAGAGGAAAAAATTCCCGCCCAGGCCTGGAGGCTGGACCATGGATCtccagccaagtttgagaacttcAGCCTGGACCTTGGAAGAACTCAAGCCGAACAATGGAGATGGGGTCCACCAGGGCCAGTTCCCAGCCCCGTGGCCCCCGTTcaccttcccactccccaccccccacccctgtcccaGGCTGCTCCAGCTGCAACGGCCGTAGCCAAGGCTGTCGCAAGAAGCAACGTTCTCCTGGCTCGGAGCAGGGTTCAGGGGAGGGAACCAACGGATCCATCTGCAGGAACAGGCGGGCGGGGGCCCTCAGGGACACCCAGAggtgggctggggctggagtcCAGTTTGTCCCTGGGCTCCTCCCTGGTCTGTGGCCACAGGCAAGCAAacccccatctctcccctctCAGTGGGGTCCCCACCCTGTTGAGTTAAAGTTACCATAGAGCACTTGGTAAGCACCTGCTGTATACACAACACTGTTTCCAGTGGGGGTGGGAAGAATGAAGGAGACCATGCCTCAGGCAGGGAGACCGGATTTAAACAAAAGCTGCATCTATATTGAGCACCACCTGTATGCTGTTTCCTCGCAGGTCATGGGGGCTAAGCTTGTGGActctgggttcagatcctggAGTGGCCACTTGCCCACTATGACTTCAGGCTATGGGTGTAACCCCTCCatgcctcagcttcctcgtctgtaaaatggaagttaTAGGCTCCCATCTCACATTTAATCCcgaggattaaatgaatgaactttTGTAAAGTTCTCAGATGAGAAAGTGCCGTCCTTGAGGGCTTGTTAACCATTAACCGGCTCCCGAAGGGCACGGTGGTGATTGGCttggggagcagggctgggcaTCTGGGGGAATTCTGATTCACAATCAGAGCCGTGATGCCACGGGGAGTCCCTCGCTTGATCCCTGTCACACCGCAACAGGAAAATGATGCTTTGCGTGTCCTTCCCACGGCTGGAGGCTGGGGGACCCCTGCGCTGTTGGGAGCCGCCCTGCTCTCCCCGAGGTCCCCCAGGTCGTATCTGCCCAACATCCTGTTTATGATTCCTGTGGGTCTGTCCCCTGAATCTCAACAACCCCGGCCAACCTCCAGCAAATCAACCCAGGCCCCTATAtcccccagcctcacctccccTTCTTGGATCTgatctttgctgtgcagaacttTCCTCTgtcacacacatgtacacaagctcatagaaaatagaaaacgggcttccctggtggcgcaatggttaagaatccgcctgccagtgcaggggacacgggttcgagccctgatctgggaagatcccacatgccgcggaacaacgaagcccgtgcgccacaactactgagcctgcgctctagagcccgtgagccacaactactgaagcccgtgagccacaactactgagcctgtgcgcctagagcctgtgctccacaagagaagccaccgcagtgagaagcccgcgcaccccaacgaagagtagcccccgctcgcgcaactagagaaagcccgcgcgcagcaacaaagacccaaggcagtcaaaaaaaaaaaagtttaaaaaaagaaaatagaaaacacccGGGGCTGTTCTTTCTGGGTCTTTCTGTTCCCATCAATGGGCTCAATCCAACATTCCCTCCAGCAAACCTCATTTACCCCCAGTGCTGGGCACCAAAATCCCTCTGGGCTTTTTATAGAAACCACTTCCCTGCCGCTGGCCGGTGGGAAATGCGGAAAATTCCCTGCGTTCCCACAACACTTATCAGCGTGCGTTTGCCAGGATTTCGGCTTTGTCCCAGGTCTCAGCACACCCTTGCTCCTGCTGAAGCGGAAAACCAGTCTCATCTCCTCCCCTGGGTGGTCGGCTGAGGTGTGAAACAGTTAAAAAGGGGGCAGCCCTGGGGGTTCTGGCTCCAGCTTGAATTCGCATGCTGCCACCAGATGGCGGCAGAgtaaatcaataacaaaagagCTGCCTTCCAACTCTGGTGTGTCCGGTGAGCTGGTTGGcccctctctctgagcctccactgcCTCATTGCCATGGCCACGTGCCCTCTCCACGGCTGGCCAGTGACCCCTACCTCTGCCTGGCCTCAGGCCTCTCCTCTAGACCCCAGTTCATTCTGTGGCCCTGCAtgctccagccctgccccctccctgaccTGCTCTCCTTCCCCCACACGTCATGCCTTGCTGTTCCTCACACCCCCAAGCTTGTCCTGATACAGGGCCCTTACACTGTCTGTGCCTTGCCTGGCGACACTTCTCCTTTTGTTCGTATTCAGGCATTGCTGCCTCCTTCAAGAAGCCTCCCTAATAGCCCTTCTGCCTGCCCCCGACTGGTCAGGAGCCCCACAGGCCCTGGGCACCCCATGTTATGAGAGCTTGGTCCTCAGGTGGCCCCGGAGCTGGGAGACACAGAACTGGACAGGACACCCCTAGCCCTGAGGGCCAGGGTAGGGCTCCTTGGACACTTGGGAAATGTCTGGAGTGAGTccgttttccagatgaggaaactgaggcacagagaggggcgGCAACTTGCCCCGGGTCACACTGGCGGGGCTGGGTTAGAACCCATGTCTGCGGGCATCTGGGGAGTGGGATCCGCTGTGACATGCGCCCTCCTCCGACTTCCAGGCCTctgttcccacccccaccccgagctCGGGGTTTGGGGACTTGGACGCTGAGGACCCTGGGCCACTCTCCCCCACATCTCCCCGTGGGAAGGACACACAGGAGCCAGGGGGATGGTCCAGCTTTTATTGACGCACCGTGGGTCTGCCTGGCTCCCAAGAGccgggggggtgggcaggaaggggGGCACGGGCGCAGAAGCAGACCCGCCGCGTCTGTCCACAGCGTGGCCTCAGCGCCCGGGGGTGCTCAGGGGCTGTCCTCGCCCCCCGCGTTGCTCAGCACCGAGCGAATCCAGTCTACGTAGAGGGAGACGCGAGCAAAGAAGTCGGGGTACTGGTTGGTGGCGCATCCCCGGATCACAAAGGAGTCCACGCCCTGGATGACACCGTCGCAGACCAAGGGGCCGCCCGAGTccccctggggagggggcaggtcgGTCAGTCACTCAGGCCAGGCCAGCAGCCAGACGAGGCTACCTCAGGGGAAGGGGCCACGTAGGGGTGAGATGTTTCCAgcctagaattttctttaaagtacGTGGGTGAGACAGGGAGGGGAGGCCCCTCTGGAGGAGAGCGGACATTTATTGGCCCCCTGCTATATACCTGGACCCCAGAATTCTGGGTGTGGCCCCCGGAGTGGGGCTAGGGCACCCACCCAAGGTGGGCTGCGGGGTGGAAAAACCCGCAGACCCATGAAGGCCCCGTCACCCCCTCGCGATGGGTGTGCTCACCTTCCAGATGGTGTGACAGAGGCACCCgcctgcctgccctccctccctctcccggcTGTCCCTGCAGCCACTGAGCTGCAGCCCCCAGTACATACAAAACAGATGCCAGCGCTGCGTTGGGGCACAAAGGTGCACACGTTCTGTGGCTGGCACAGGAAAGTGACCACGGTGACGTTGAGCTCCTGCAGGACCTGGGACGGCGGCTCAAAGGTGCCCAGGCGGCCCCAGCCCATGGCCAGGCACTGGGTGCCGTGGGGCAGCAGCTGGTTCTGCTGGGGGAGCTGGGCCACCGCAACCTGGGCGTTGAGGGTGGCCGGGCGGTCCAGCTGGGGCAGAGGGCGGTTGGTGGTCAGTGAGTCTCCAGGACCCGCAGCCACCCATGGACGATTATCTCAAAGTGCCTCCTtcaggcctttgcacatgctgttccctccgcCTGGCTCTACCTCAGGGGTCGCCTCCTCCAGGGAGGCTGCCCTGATCCCCCTCCAAACCTGCCAGGGCTCAGTTTCACATTCCCCGAGGCCAAGAGACTCCCCTTTGCAGCATTGGTCACTGTTGCATTCATTCACTTACAAAGcacttattgagcaccaactgtaTGCTTGATCCTGGGCTAAGCCCTGGGGATCCTACCTCTGCCTTCTGGGAGCTGATCtttggggctgggaggggccaaGAAGAGAATGGCAGGTGGCACAGTCAAGGCAAACATAGCCCAGTGATGAACAGTGTATGCGGGAGGGGTGGCTGTCACTCAAGTAGGGTGAGgggaggcttccctgaggaggggAGGCTGGTGCCAAGGCTGAGGGTATCTGGGAACAGcgcagggagcagggaggggacacAGCCGGGCaaaggctgggggcggggcatgGGGCATCCCGCGTGCTCAGAAGGTGGTGACTGGCTCTCTCCCCACCAGGCCGTGTCCCACGCCCGCCGGGGCTCCTGTACACTAGGTGCTGGAAAATGAATGAACAGGGGTCCCTGGGCCCTGCTGGCCCCGCCCACCCACCTGCAGGAGGAGGACGTCATTCAGCTTCTCCTGTGGGTTGTAATTGTTCTCAAACAGGCGGCTGATGCCGAACCTCTGCTCTGTGGGCTCGAAGGTCTGCAGGCGGTGGGCCCCGAGCACCACGCTCACCCGCAACGGGTTCCTGAGGGTCAGGGCGTTCATCGCTGGGACCGCGACCCCCCCCCATGTGCCCCCCACGCCCGTCCTGAGGCCCAGGGTGCAGCCCCTCGGGGACTGCCCACCGTCCCAGGAGACCCCCCCCCCGTCTGCATCTTGCCCCCGAGGTTTGAACCCCTGGCTTGAGCTAATCCTCCTGGGGCATCAGGGGGTCACGTCgggctggggagcagggcagGTGCCCGCCTAGTTTGGGATGAGAGGGTTGGGCCGATGGACGGAGGGGCTGAAACCAGGCAAGCGGAGGCAGGCCGCGCCTCGCCCCCTCGGACCCCCGGGGCAGCCCCGCGCCCCCTCCCTCGGAGCACCGCCCCCTCCCCGGGCAGGCCCGCGCCGCGCAGGCGCACTCACTCACAAGTTGCTCAGGCAGTGGGCTGCGGTCAGCACGAAGCGCGGGTGGATCAAGGTCCCCCCGCAGAAGTGGTTGCTGGGGAACAGCTGCAGCGACGCCATGTAGGGGCGCGAGTGGGGCTGGGCTTCCCGCCCGCCCACTATCTCCGCGGCCCGGGCTGCACCTGAGGACGCCGGGGTCAGCGGCCGTCGCCTTGCCTAACGCCCTCCGCGGCTCCCTGGACGGGGGACCGACCCCACCCCACCGCCCCATCCCACGCCCAGGGAGCCCAGACGGGGGTCGGGGGACGAGGGCAGAGCCGCTGTGTGGCCTCCACCAGGCCTGGGACCCCTCAGAGCCTCCGTTTCCCCATGTGCAAATTGGGGGTCCCATAGCAGCacaggggggctgggggctgtggaGGGAAGAGGCCTGGGCCCGGGACAGTTAGCGCCGGGGAGATCCCGGtggtcattatcattattatttctgaAGGCTCCCAGGAAGCAGCGGCGCCCAGTCCTGGAGGTCAGGAGGGGGAAGAAGCTGGCAAGATGACCCGTCTTGCAGATGGACAAACTGAGGCATGAAAAAGCCTCATCAGGATGAGGGCGGAGGGGTTCCCTCACTCCGGTGTTTCCTCTGACACGTGCGTCATTCACCCAGTGACACATTCGTTCGTGCGTGCACACTTACTTACTGAGTGCTTGCTGGGTGCCAGGTGCTGTCCAGGGATTCTGGTTATATTGAGTCCCTAGGACACCTCCCTGGGCAGGAGGCACTGGGTTTTGCCTATTTTACAGAGGCGGAAACAGAGCTGCATATCCCAGGCcccccctttctttcctcctcccctcctcttgaGGCATTCATCCCAAGCAGCCAGTCGAGCCGGGTCCTGCTTCACTTTCCCCATCTGAGCCGTGAGGGCGTGGGACAGGCAGACGGACGGACGGACTTGGGCCCCACTCACCGCCCAGCAGCACAGCCAACAGCACTGGGGCGAGGGCAGACCTGGAGGGTCTGCAGCTTCGGGTCATGGTTGGGCCGTGCCCCCTGCCTGCCCGCCCCCTCTTATAGCCCCAATTCAGGGAGGCCATTAGGGTTGCCCCATACCCGGGCTGGGCGTCCCCACTTCCTCCTTCCAGCTCGAGGGCTCGGGAGCTTGGGGGTCAAAGCTGCACCCCAGGAAGCCTGCAGGGGCTTCAGGCTCAGGCTCGGGGTCCCGGCACCCCAAGAGATGTAGGAAGCtggctcccacccaccccatgcTGGGGGTCCTCTGGACAAGGGGGCTTGTGGCCACAGCCCTCACAGTGACACACACCCCAGCTTCCACACCCCCAAGGGGGCACTGCCTGCCCCCAGAGGGTCCCTGTAGCCCCAGCAAGGTGAGATGTGGCCGACGTGTGCAGGGGTGGGATGAGTCCCACTCAGCGGGACAGAAAAGGGGGTGAGGGTCTCAGAGCCCTGCGCCTCCTGAGACCCACAGGTTCATCTCTCTGCCCTCACTTTGTCTGGGGGATTCACTCTTCCCTCTAAGGCAGAGCTCTCACCTGGGGCGATTCCTCCCCCAGGGACACCTGTGGTCATCACGACTGGGGAGCTCCTGGCATGCAGTGGCTGGGACCAGGGATGCTGCCCGAcacgggagggggcagggggagactCTGGTGCCGGGGagacatttatttatgtatctatttataaCTGACTCATTATTATGAAAAACTTAAACCTACAGAAGCATAGATAGAGGAGCTCACGGAATTTGGGGGccaaaaagaaagtttttaagcttttcattttgaaatcatttcaCGCTTACAGCAGTCCGCAGAATTCCCGGATGTGCTGCCCCAGCTTCCCCGGGGCCACGTCTTGCACAAAGTTTGCCCCCTCACAGGCCGCCTGGATTTCACAATCAGCCAGTCTCTGGTCCAggatccaccccccacccccaccgcctcCCCGAGTCTCCTGGGCTCTGGGGCAGCCCCTCAGCCTCTCCTGGCTCTCGTGCCGTGTCCTTGGTGGCAACCTGGCAGGTTTTGGGGGGAACGTCCCTCCGAATGGGCTTGTGCGGGGTCCCCACACGGAGATGGGGTCTGTATACCGAGTGGCGGTCCCCAGGACGTGGGGTATCATCTCTGAGGTACCTGCGTGTCCCTCCCGCCGAGTCACACTTTCCTCTTTGGAATGAATGAACGTCTCTGAGGCAGAAACACCTGCTCTGAGTTTTGCCCACCAATGACTCCTGGTGCAGCCTGCGTGCCTCACTgcttcccacccctccctctgccgatgcgtttttattttttatcttttaaattttattgaagtagagttgatttacaatgttgtgttaatttctactgaacagcaaggtgactcagttatacatatatatatattctttccccCCGCcaggctcttttttttaaattaattaatttattttttatattcttttccatattcttttccgttatggtttatcccaggatagtgaatatagttccctgtgctatacagtaggaccttgctgtttatccatcctatatataatagtttgcatctgctaaccgcaaactcccaatccatccctcccccacccctctcccccttggcaaccataactctgttctctatgtccgtgagtctgtttctgtttcgaagataagttcatttgtgtcatattttagattccacgtataagtgatatcatatgatatttgtctttctctttctgacttacttcacttagtatgatcatacctaggttcatccatgttgctgcaaatggcattatttcattcttttttatggctgagtaatattccattgtataaatgtaccacatcttatttatccattcctctgtcgatggacatttaggttgtttccatgtcttggctattgtgaacagtgctgttatgaatataagggtgcatgtatcttttcaaattatacttttgtctgggtatatgcccaggagtggggttgctggatcacatggcaactctacttttagttttttgaggaccctccatactgttttccttaatggctgcaccaacttacattcccaccaacagtgtaggagggttcccttttctccacaccctctccagcatttgtaatttgtagattttttgatggtggccattctgagcgGTGTGAGGTCAGAATTCacacctcattgtatttttgatttcctcttctctaatcattagtgatcttttcatgtgcctgttggccatctgtattgcCAACGTGTTTTTAAGTCACACATCAGCCCAGTCACTCGGGAAAGGCCGCA
It encodes:
- the PRTN3 gene encoding myeloblastin codes for the protein MTRSCRPSRSALAPVLLAVLLGGAARAAEIVGGREAQPHSRPYMASLQLFPSNHFCGGTLIHPRFVLTAAHCLSNLNPLRVSVVLGAHRLQTFEPTEQRFGISRLFENNYNPQEKLNDVLLLQLDRPATLNAQVAVAQLPQQNQLLPHGTQCLAMGWGRLGTFEPPSQVLQELNVTVVTFLCQPQNVCTFVPQRSAGICFGDSGGPLVCDGVIQGVDSFVIRGCATNQYPDFFARVSLYVDWIRSVLSNAGGEDSP